A portion of the Marinobacter alexandrii genome contains these proteins:
- a CDS encoding DMT family transporter, with amino-acid sequence MNWSSLKTYSALTLVSLFYGINYSVLKIVVPQYVGPYGFIVFRVIIASGVFWMIHSFNREKINWKKDGLTLTLCALTGVAVNQLLFYKGISLTSAVNGSIIMTLTPVLVLMWAFLLIGEKITRTKVIGIVLGLIGAVIILYQPDALLNAGDWRGDILVLINSASYSCYLVLVKPLMKKYKPMTVVTWVFTIAILFVIPVGMSQASSVEFSSLPPKVWWSMGYAIIIVTVVVYFLNAWTLVKVDSSVVGAFIYLQPLFATGTAILFFDEVFLLKHLLAAIFVFTGVWLVTMNKKSS; translated from the coding sequence GTGAATTGGTCCAGCCTTAAAACATATTCCGCACTTACACTTGTCAGCCTCTTCTATGGCATAAACTACAGTGTTTTAAAAATTGTGGTTCCTCAATATGTTGGTCCTTATGGGTTCATTGTTTTTAGAGTCATCATCGCTTCAGGTGTTTTTTGGATGATCCATTCATTCAACCGTGAAAAAATTAATTGGAAGAAAGATGGTTTGACCTTGACACTTTGCGCACTTACTGGAGTAGCCGTTAATCAACTACTTTTTTATAAAGGCATTAGTTTGACTTCAGCAGTAAATGGCTCTATTATTATGACCTTAACACCCGTTTTGGTGTTAATGTGGGCATTTCTTTTGATCGGAGAAAAAATAACAAGAACGAAAGTAATAGGTATAGTTCTTGGGCTAATCGGAGCGGTTATTATTCTTTATCAGCCTGATGCACTGTTAAACGCGGGGGATTGGCGTGGTGATATTTTAGTCCTGATTAATAGTGCTAGCTACTCATGCTACTTAGTCCTCGTCAAACCACTTATGAAGAAGTACAAACCCATGACTGTTGTTACTTGGGTTTTCACCATCGCTATTTTATTTGTAATTCCTGTGGGAATGTCTCAAGCAAGCAGCGTCGAATTCAGCAGCCTACCACCCAAGGTTTGGTGGAGTATGGGGTATGCAATAATCATTGTCACAGTAGTGGTTTATTTTCTAAATGCATGGACGCTTGTCAAAGTAGATTCTTCTGTCGTTGGTGCCTTTATATACTTGCAGCCTCTTTTCGCCACCGGTACTGCCATTCTCTTTTTTGATGAAGTCTTCTTACTGAAACACTTACTTGCGGCGATTTTCGTATTTACCGGAGTTTGGCTGGTGACTATGAATAAGAAATCTTCTTAA
- a CDS encoding GntG family PLP-dependent aldolase encodes MIDLRSDTITKPTPEMLQAMMTAEVGDDVFSDDPTVNALQSKVALLFGMEEAIYCPSGTMTNQIAMRIHTRPQDEVICHKYSHVYLYEGGGMMYNSMLSPKLLEGKRGRVTAEMIKESINPDDIHFPNSKLVVLENTMNKGGGAIYDIEEIKKIRKVCDEHNLLLHLDGARFFNALVETGEDPQEYGSLFDSISICFSKGLGAPVGSVLLGSKEKIKEARRVRKVMGGGMRQAGYLAAACIHALDHHVDRLNEDHIRAKKIGNLLDELPFIEEIMPVDTNIVIAKLNEGKSEKWFLDELERNEILAVGFGKGLVRFVTHLDFKEDDLELLSQAVKKISYS; translated from the coding sequence ATGATTGATTTAAGAAGCGATACCATTACTAAACCTACTCCTGAGATGCTTCAAGCCATGATGACCGCTGAGGTCGGAGATGATGTATTTTCTGATGATCCTACTGTAAATGCCCTACAAAGTAAAGTTGCATTATTGTTCGGAATGGAAGAGGCGATATACTGTCCATCCGGGACCATGACTAATCAAATAGCCATGCGTATTCATACTCGTCCTCAGGATGAAGTAATATGTCATAAGTATTCACATGTTTACTTGTATGAAGGTGGTGGGATGATGTATAACTCAATGCTTTCTCCAAAATTATTGGAAGGAAAAAGAGGCAGAGTAACAGCCGAAATGATTAAGGAAAGTATTAATCCAGATGATATTCATTTTCCGAACTCAAAGCTAGTTGTGTTGGAGAATACCATGAATAAGGGGGGAGGTGCCATTTATGATATTGAAGAAATAAAAAAGATTCGTAAGGTTTGCGATGAACATAATTTATTGCTTCATTTAGATGGAGCACGATTCTTTAATGCCTTGGTGGAAACAGGTGAAGACCCTCAAGAATATGGGTCTTTATTTGATTCGATTTCAATTTGTTTCTCGAAAGGACTAGGAGCACCTGTAGGCTCAGTTCTACTAGGATCAAAAGAAAAAATTAAAGAAGCCAGGCGTGTTAGGAAGGTTATGGGTGGAGGAATGAGACAAGCAGGTTATTTGGCTGCTGCGTGCATCCATGCATTGGATCATCATGTAGATCGCTTAAATGAAGATCATATACGTGCTAAAAAAATTGGTAATCTTTTAGACGAATTGCCTTTCATAGAAGAAATTATGCCGGTAGATACCAACATTGTTATTGCAAAACTCAATGAAGGAAAATCTGAAAAATGGTTTTTGGACGAATTAGAAAGAAATGAAATTTTGGCGGTTGGTTTTGGAAAAGGATTGGTCCGGTTTGTTACTCATCTTGATTTCAAAGAAGACGATTTAGAATTGCTTTCTCAAGCTGTTAAGAAGATTTCTTATTCATAG
- a CDS encoding HTTM domain-containing protein: MLLSARAFLGTQVDNSPLVLFRMVFGFLAAAESYGAILTGWVNKTFIAPEFTFTLIGLEWLQPLDGNGMIYYFIIMGTAALCIMLGLFYRASTFIFLSMWTVVYVMQKTHYNNHYYLLVLLSAAMLFLPAHKSRSLDAKWGLTKSSDTCARVCHWFFIIQILIVYLYASLHKVHMDWLLAKPLGIWFKYKADYFLIGSLLQEKWFQMAIAWGGVIYDGSIVFLLLHPKTRRLGFGLSIFFNLFNSFVFQIGIFPYLMIGLTVFFFPPDKIRSIFFKNKPKIFPVRNRLSLGWTYVLGIYFLVQILLPIRHHLFNGNVAFTEEGHRLSWRMMLRAKSGFLVMYVEDEEGNRKRVNLKDYLFRDQRSHISGQPDMIWQLAQRLKKEYANKGKAVSIYATAQVSLNGHQKKDLIDPKIDLGSVTWEPFHHSDWILINEDND; this comes from the coding sequence ATGCTACTATCAGCTCGAGCTTTTCTTGGTACACAGGTTGACAATAGTCCTTTGGTGCTATTCAGGATGGTTTTTGGATTTCTTGCTGCTGCTGAAAGCTATGGAGCAATACTTACGGGATGGGTAAATAAAACATTTATCGCTCCGGAGTTCACATTTACTTTGATTGGACTAGAATGGCTTCAGCCGCTTGATGGCAATGGCATGATTTATTATTTCATCATAATGGGTACTGCCGCATTGTGTATCATGCTTGGTTTATTTTATCGCGCCTCAACTTTTATTTTCTTGAGTATGTGGACAGTTGTTTATGTAATGCAGAAAACGCATTACAATAATCATTACTACCTTCTCGTGCTCTTAAGTGCCGCAATGCTGTTTTTACCGGCACATAAGAGCCGTTCTTTGGATGCCAAATGGGGACTTACTAAATCTTCAGATACATGCGCTCGAGTATGCCACTGGTTTTTTATTATTCAAATTCTGATCGTTTACCTATATGCCAGCTTGCATAAAGTTCATATGGATTGGCTACTTGCCAAACCTCTTGGGATATGGTTTAAATACAAAGCTGATTATTTCTTAATTGGCTCGTTGCTTCAGGAAAAATGGTTTCAGATGGCCATAGCTTGGGGCGGAGTTATTTATGATGGCTCCATTGTTTTTCTGCTTCTTCATCCTAAGACTAGGAGGCTTGGATTTGGATTATCTATTTTCTTTAATCTTTTCAATTCTTTCGTTTTCCAGATCGGGATTTTTCCGTATCTCATGATAGGTCTTACTGTCTTCTTTTTCCCCCCAGATAAGATTAGGAGTATTTTTTTTAAAAATAAACCTAAAATATTTCCTGTTAGAAATAGACTATCATTGGGCTGGACGTATGTTTTAGGAATCTATTTTTTAGTTCAAATATTGCTTCCAATACGTCATCATTTATTTAATGGTAACGTCGCTTTTACAGAAGAGGGTCATCGTCTTTCCTGGAGAATGATGCTCCGTGCAAAATCTGGATTTTTGGTCATGTATGTTGAAGATGAAGAAGGAAATAGGAAACGAGTTAATCTTAAAGACTATTTATTCAGAGATCAAAGATCTCATATATCTGGACAACCAGACATGATATGGCAACTTGCTCAACGGTTAAAAAAGGAATATGCCAATAAAGGTAAGGCCGTATCCATTTATGCTACCGCTCAAGTATCATTAAATGGTCATCAAAAAAAGGATTTGATAGATCCGAAAATTGATTTAGGAAGTGTGACATGGGAACCATTTCATCATTCAGATTGGATTTTAATAAATGAGGACAATGATTGA
- the sucD gene encoding succinate--CoA ligase subunit alpha produces MSVLVNKDSKIIVQGFTGSEGTFHAGQMIEYGSNVVGGVTPGKGGQTHLDKPVFNTVKEAVDKTGADVTIIFVPPAFAADAIMEAADAGIKVIVTITEGIPVKDMMSAKPYAKSRGAILVGPNCPGVITPEEAKVGIMPGFVFKKGKVGIVSKSGTLTYEAADQVVKAGMGISTAIGIGGDPIIGTSTKEAVQMLMEDPETEGIVMIGEIGGSYEADAAKWIQENGNKKPVVGFIAGQTAPPGRRMGHAGAIIGGKDDTAEAKMRIMGECGLHVVDSPADIGETMKKALS; encoded by the coding sequence ATGAGTGTTCTTGTAAATAAAGATTCTAAGATTATCGTACAGGGCTTTACAGGTTCTGAGGGTACTTTTCATGCCGGTCAAATGATTGAATACGGCTCAAACGTTGTTGGTGGAGTAACACCAGGAAAAGGTGGCCAGACACACCTGGACAAGCCTGTTTTCAACACAGTCAAAGAAGCGGTTGATAAAACCGGTGCTGATGTAACTATCATCTTCGTACCTCCAGCATTTGCAGCGGATGCCATCATGGAAGCCGCGGATGCCGGCATCAAGGTAATTGTAACAATTACTGAAGGAATTCCAGTTAAGGATATGATGTCAGCTAAACCTTATGCGAAATCAAGAGGTGCCATATTAGTTGGACCGAACTGTCCAGGAGTAATTACCCCAGAAGAAGCTAAGGTTGGGATTATGCCAGGGTTTGTGTTTAAGAAAGGGAAAGTTGGGATTGTATCAAAATCTGGAACGCTTACTTATGAAGCAGCTGATCAGGTTGTAAAAGCAGGAATGGGAATCTCAACAGCAATTGGTATAGGTGGTGATCCAATTATTGGAACCTCAACGAAAGAAGCTGTTCAAATGCTCATGGAAGATCCTGAGACAGAAGGGATCGTTATGATTGGAGAGATTGGAGGCTCATATGAAGCTGATGCAGCTAAGTGGATCCAGGAAAATGGAAACAAAAAACCTGTAGTTGGATTTATTGCTGGACAAACAGCTCCTCCAGGAAGAAGAATGGGCCATGCGGGAGCGATTATTGGAGGCAAAGATGATACTGCGGAAGCTAAGATGCGGATCATGGGTGAGTGTGGGCTTCATGTAGTTGACTCTCCTGCTGATATCGGCGAAACGATGAAAAAAGCTTTAAGCTAG
- a CDS encoding ferredoxin--NADP reductase: MEAKFHSLVVSRVLKETFESHSITFKIPPALKDKFDFKPGQFVVIKLMIEGMEYNRPYSMSSAPYEDNLTITVKRLRGGIVSNYLIDHAKVGLSLLVKEPEGDFYYKTSTESRNHFVISAGSGITPMLSIIKAILLDEPLSKVHLLYGNRSEETIIFESDFLNLEKLHKDQFFVDFILSAPKKHRKPGLMGFLSKSEIKWKGMKGHIKHDTLSDFTSRYPVNPNSVVYICGPSGMIEGAEDFFRKKGVQEKNIISESFYVENHDLPGGKIKECQVKVHYKKEVYEVVIDDERSILDNLLKTDVVIPFACKSGLCSSCITKVIDGDVHSRVTKGLTASQRKDKHVLSCQSIPTTDTLEISYDIK; this comes from the coding sequence ATGGAAGCAAAATTTCATTCTCTCGTTGTATCGAGGGTATTAAAAGAAACTTTTGAATCTCATTCAATTACCTTCAAAATACCCCCAGCCCTCAAAGACAAATTTGATTTCAAGCCCGGACAATTTGTTGTAATAAAATTGATGATTGAAGGTATGGAATACAATAGACCTTATTCCATGTCTTCAGCTCCATATGAAGATAATCTAACCATAACTGTCAAAAGATTAAGAGGTGGTATTGTCTCAAATTACTTAATAGATCATGCAAAAGTTGGATTAAGTCTTTTAGTAAAAGAGCCAGAAGGTGACTTTTATTATAAAACAAGTACTGAATCTAGAAATCATTTTGTGATTTCAGCAGGTAGTGGCATCACTCCGATGCTTTCCATTATTAAAGCTATACTCTTAGATGAACCGCTAAGTAAAGTACATCTACTTTATGGAAACCGGTCAGAAGAAACCATCATCTTCGAAAGTGATTTTCTTAACCTTGAAAAATTACATAAAGATCAATTTTTTGTAGACTTTATTCTAAGTGCACCTAAAAAGCATCGGAAGCCTGGACTTATGGGTTTTCTTTCCAAATCCGAAATAAAATGGAAAGGGATGAAGGGGCATATTAAGCACGATACATTGTCTGACTTTACATCTAGATATCCAGTAAATCCTAATTCCGTGGTATACATATGCGGCCCAAGTGGAATGATTGAGGGGGCCGAAGATTTTTTTAGAAAAAAGGGGGTTCAGGAAAAAAATATCATTAGCGAAAGCTTCTATGTAGAAAATCATGATCTACCTGGTGGTAAAATAAAAGAATGCCAAGTCAAAGTTCATTACAAAAAAGAAGTATACGAAGTAGTCATCGACGATGAAAGGTCGATTTTAGACAATCTTTTGAAAACTGATGTGGTGATTCCATTTGCCTGTAAGTCAGGCTTATGCTCTTCATGTATTACGAAAGTAATTGATGGTGACGTCCACTCAAGGGTAACAAAGGGGCTTACCGCCAGTCAGAGAAAAGACAAACATGTACTATCCTGTCAATCGATTCCAACTACAGATACTTTAGAAATAAGCTACGACATTAAATAG
- a CDS encoding cytochrome c peroxidase, with amino-acid sequence MKNLTCLILVVLLGVGCKSESSKSESNLIQLANDNFESISKSSLDKNNPKVVLGKALFFEKRLSIDNSISCNSCHDIKKFGVDNLDFSNGARGALTKRNSPTILNTHLQSSQFWDGRAQTLQEQIRMPMLTDVEMSMPSEEFIVKKVSKIEFYAKSFGEVYPNQDVSMENISEAIANYIESLTTPSKFDDFLAGNAVLSSSETRGMKVFIDKGCAECHSGKLLGDGFEEFGVFDSYWKYTKSQKIDSGRYSVTKNEDDLFVFKVPSLRNVTETYPYFHDGSIKTLKEAVKIMAQVQLDEQISERETDDIISFLNSLKQSQSTGSASSTQ; translated from the coding sequence ATGAAAAATTTAACATGCTTAATCCTTGTGGTACTCTTAGGAGTCGGGTGTAAATCAGAATCTTCAAAGAGTGAATCAAATCTGATTCAACTTGCAAACGATAATTTCGAGTCAATTTCTAAATCAAGCTTGGATAAGAATAACCCCAAGGTAGTACTTGGAAAAGCTTTGTTTTTTGAAAAGAGACTATCAATAGACAATTCAATTAGCTGTAATTCTTGCCATGATATTAAAAAATTCGGGGTTGATAACCTTGATTTTTCAAATGGCGCAAGAGGAGCTCTTACCAAAAGAAATTCTCCAACCATTCTTAATACACATCTCCAATCTTCTCAATTCTGGGATGGAAGAGCCCAAACGTTACAAGAACAAATAAGAATGCCAATGCTGACAGATGTTGAGATGTCCATGCCAAGTGAAGAATTCATTGTTAAGAAAGTGAGCAAGATTGAGTTCTATGCTAAATCCTTTGGCGAGGTATATCCAAATCAAGATGTTTCTATGGAAAACATCTCCGAGGCTATTGCAAACTATATTGAAAGCTTAACTACGCCATCCAAATTTGATGATTTCTTGGCTGGTAACGCAGTTCTCTCTTCAAGCGAAACAAGAGGAATGAAGGTTTTTATTGATAAGGGATGCGCCGAATGTCATTCCGGAAAATTGCTAGGAGATGGATTTGAGGAGTTTGGTGTATTTGACAGTTACTGGAAATATACAAAGAGCCAAAAAATAGATTCAGGTAGATACTCAGTCACTAAAAATGAGGATGATCTATTTGTGTTCAAGGTACCATCTCTAAGAAATGTAACTGAAACATATCCCTATTTTCATGATGGCAGCATAAAAACTCTTAAGGAGGCAGTGAAAATCATGGCTCAGGTTCAACTCGATGAACAAATTTCAGAAAGGGAAACAGATGATATCATCAGCTTTTTAAACTCATTAAAACAAAGTCAAAGCACGGGAAGTGCGTCATCAACACAATAA
- a CDS encoding BlaI/MecI/CopY family transcriptional regulator: MKPLTQAEEEIMQILWGLEKAFVKDIIEQYNDPKPAYNTISTLIRIMEKKGFVGYEAFGKSHRYYPLIDKEDYSKKYLGRFVDKYFSGSYKDLVSFFTKEKEMSVKDLERLLEELKKDQS, from the coding sequence ATGAAGCCGTTAACACAAGCAGAAGAGGAGATCATGCAAATTCTTTGGGGTTTAGAAAAAGCCTTTGTCAAGGACATCATTGAGCAATACAATGATCCTAAACCAGCATACAACACAATCTCCACTCTCATTCGAATCATGGAAAAAAAAGGCTTTGTTGGATACGAAGCTTTTGGGAAATCTCACCGCTATTATCCCCTAATAGACAAAGAAGATTACAGTAAAAAATATCTTGGACGATTTGTAGATAAATATTTCAGTGGGTCCTATAAAGATCTGGTATCATTCTTTACCAAGGAAAAGGAAATGAGTGTGAAAGATTTAGAAAGACTTCTGGAAGAACTTAAAAAAGATCAATCATGA
- a CDS encoding M56 family metallopeptidase, with the protein MITYIIEFSILHLLFFGIYKVMLAKETQLGFLRFFLVGSTILSLILPVIEIPTKANIPTIDMEAVILPVFSTAIERESIELPWHLILIGIISTIFVLKLILTLMQIYGWYLQSETDSLDEIAIRKVSGLKNSFTFFKLIFIDPKNFENPADILRHEQGHAKRLHTIDLLLFHTLTIFFWWLPSVWLMIKELKIVHEYEADNYALKINDTTYTKTLVQCTLKAHGMDLASSFDDAPIFNRLNFMKKMKKKISIWKVASIATLVAVSGAMFACEDELESEIKRIAEESNQQIDYSADVKAALGELKKNNPGVKYAVIETTLENESSIEKLNSYDPGQIAKIFVNKEGDSNNVIMIVSQDSDLFSKTIEVQELGGDVFTVVEESASFPGGIEAFYEYMSTDLKYPKDAYEAKKEGRVFVQFIVETDGSLSDVHVVKGMGGSCDKEAVRVLMNSPKWVPAKVNGENVRQKMIQNILFKIPS; encoded by the coding sequence ATGATAACGTATATCATCGAATTTTCAATTCTGCATCTGCTATTCTTCGGAATTTATAAAGTGATGCTTGCCAAGGAAACACAGCTAGGGTTTCTGCGATTTTTCCTCGTCGGATCAACGATTTTAAGCTTGATACTTCCAGTCATTGAAATTCCGACTAAGGCTAACATCCCTACCATAGATATGGAAGCGGTTATTCTTCCAGTATTTTCAACTGCAATCGAGCGAGAGTCAATTGAATTACCCTGGCACCTAATCCTCATAGGAATAATAAGCACCATTTTCGTCCTTAAGCTAATCCTGACGCTTATGCAGATATATGGCTGGTACCTGCAAAGTGAAACTGATTCACTAGATGAGATCGCTATTCGAAAAGTCTCTGGATTGAAAAATAGTTTTACATTTTTCAAATTGATTTTTATTGATCCTAAAAACTTTGAAAATCCTGCTGACATTCTTAGGCACGAGCAGGGACATGCCAAAAGACTACACACGATTGATCTTTTGCTATTCCATACTCTCACCATTTTCTTTTGGTGGCTTCCTTCGGTGTGGCTCATGATCAAAGAATTAAAAATTGTACATGAGTATGAGGCGGATAATTATGCACTAAAGATTAATGATACCACATACACAAAGACCTTGGTGCAGTGCACCTTGAAAGCGCATGGAATGGACCTGGCCAGTTCATTCGATGACGCTCCCATTTTTAACCGATTAAATTTTATGAAAAAGATGAAAAAGAAAATCAGTATTTGGAAAGTAGCTAGTATAGCTACTTTGGTGGCCGTCTCTGGAGCCATGTTTGCCTGCGAAGATGAGCTCGAGTCAGAAATTAAGCGAATCGCTGAAGAAAGTAATCAACAGATTGACTATTCCGCAGATGTGAAAGCAGCCTTGGGTGAGTTGAAAAAAAACAACCCTGGAGTAAAGTACGCAGTGATAGAAACCACTTTAGAAAACGAATCAAGTATTGAAAAACTGAATTCATACGATCCTGGACAGATTGCGAAAATTTTTGTCAACAAAGAAGGCGACAGTAATAATGTGATAATGATTGTCAGTCAAGATTCGGATTTATTCTCAAAAACTATCGAAGTTCAAGAACTGGGTGGCGATGTATTTACCGTGGTTGAAGAATCCGCTTCATTTCCAGGTGGAATAGAAGCTTTTTATGAATACATGTCTACTGATCTTAAATATCCGAAAGATGCTTATGAAGCTAAGAAGGAAGGCCGAGTATTTGTTCAATTCATTGTAGAGACAGACGGTAGCCTCTCCGATGTTCATGTGGTGAAAGGAATGGGCGGATCATGTGATAAGGAGGCTGTTCGTGTGTTGATGAATTCACCTAAGTGGGTTCCAGCCAAAGTGAATGGAGAAAATGTAAGGCAAAAGATGATTCAAAATATCCTATTCAAGATACCTAGTTAA
- a CDS encoding MaoC family dehydratase, with amino-acid sequence MGKLIINNHAEFEAHLGKVMGESEFHQITQEQINKFADATLDHQWIHTDPEKAKEGPFGTTIAHGYLTLSLMPYLWEQIAQFNNVKMLVNYGIDKLKFGQAVKVNDEIMLTATLKSLANLRGISKAEVNALLEIKGEKKPAFTATMVFLYHFE; translated from the coding sequence ATGGGTAAACTAATCATCAATAATCACGCTGAGTTTGAAGCGCACCTGGGAAAGGTGATGGGAGAATCAGAATTTCACCAAATCACTCAAGAGCAGATCAATAAGTTTGCGGATGCAACTTTAGATCACCAATGGATTCATACCGATCCCGAAAAAGCGAAGGAAGGACCTTTTGGAACTACAATTGCACATGGATATTTGACACTTTCTCTTATGCCTTATCTATGGGAGCAGATAGCTCAATTTAACAATGTGAAGATGCTCGTGAATTATGGAATTGATAAGTTGAAATTTGGCCAAGCGGTGAAGGTCAATGACGAGATCATGTTAACTGCTACTCTTAAATCACTTGCGAACTTGCGGGGTATATCTAAGGCTGAAGTGAATGCTCTATTGGAGATTAAAGGAGAGAAGAAACCAGCATTTACCGCTACGATGGTTTTCTTATATCATTTTGAATAA
- the argB gene encoding acetylglutamate kinase: MKSLNIVKIGGNVIDNQDALNEFILAFSKLEGYKLLVHGGGKIATKMAENLHLKTKMIEGRRITDDHMIDVITMTYGGLINKKIVSQMQCYGINAVGLSGADGNLILSEKRSKKDDIDFGWVGDPKQVNGKWLRSLIMEELVPIIAPLTHDGKGNLLNTNADTIANVVGVALSSFFDVSINYCFELNGVLEDIHNQSTLIKDITYEKYQILKKNGVIVQGMVPKLENAFDAIQKGVKGVRIMNHRSISKLEKEYYDEFTTIH, from the coding sequence ATGAAGAGCTTAAACATTGTGAAAATTGGTGGAAATGTAATTGACAATCAAGATGCGTTAAATGAATTTATACTCGCATTTTCTAAGCTAGAAGGATACAAATTACTCGTTCATGGAGGCGGAAAAATCGCTACCAAAATGGCAGAAAATCTTCATTTAAAAACCAAAATGATAGAAGGCAGGCGGATCACAGATGATCACATGATCGATGTAATCACCATGACGTACGGAGGATTAATCAACAAAAAAATAGTGAGCCAAATGCAATGCTATGGAATAAATGCTGTGGGTTTATCAGGTGCAGATGGAAATTTGATTCTTTCTGAAAAGAGATCAAAGAAAGATGATATTGATTTTGGTTGGGTAGGAGATCCAAAACAAGTGAATGGCAAATGGCTCAGAAGCTTGATCATGGAAGAGCTAGTTCCGATTATTGCTCCTTTAACGCATGATGGCAAGGGAAACCTGTTGAATACCAATGCTGATACTATCGCGAATGTAGTAGGAGTGGCGTTGAGTTCTTTTTTTGATGTTTCTATCAATTATTGCTTTGAGCTCAATGGTGTACTTGAAGATATTCATAATCAATCTACATTGATTAAAGACATCACTTATGAGAAATACCAGATTCTTAAAAAAAACGGAGTGATAGTTCAAGGCATGGTACCAAAACTTGAAAATGCATTTGATGCAATTCAAAAAGGAGTAAAAGGAGTACGAATCATGAATCATCGGTCCATTTCAAAACTTGAAAAGGAATATTATGATGAGTTTACCACTATTCATTGA
- a CDS encoding aminotransferase class III-fold pyridoxal phosphate-dependent enzyme, giving the protein MELFDVYPRYDIEPIKGEGCYVWDTTGTKYLDLYCGHAVVSVGHSHPHYVSKVAEQLSKLGFYSNSVRISMQEELADKLGELSGYSSYNLFLCNSGAEATENAMKLASFHTGRKKIIAFDKGFHGRTSLALEATDNPKILAKVNQNGNVKRLPLNDLKSVEKELDETVAGVIVEGIQGIAGVYEPTSEFLNGLKKLCESNGSLLIVDEVQSGYGRSGKFFAHQHYGVTPDIITTGKGMGNGFPIGGVLISPEIKAWFGMLGTTFGGNHLACAAGLATLEVLEKENLIDNAKQTGEYLISSLNEIEEVVEVRGKGLMIGVELEIPSKEVRRQLLFEHHIFTGSSDNPNTVRLLPPLCLSNNQVDQAVGAINKLIKS; this is encoded by the coding sequence ATGGAGTTATTTGACGTATATCCAAGATATGATATTGAACCTATAAAAGGGGAAGGCTGCTATGTGTGGGATACCACAGGAACTAAATACCTGGACCTGTATTGCGGCCATGCTGTTGTTTCAGTCGGCCATTCTCATCCACACTATGTTTCAAAGGTAGCGGAGCAGCTATCGAAACTTGGATTTTATTCCAATTCAGTAAGGATCTCTATGCAAGAAGAACTGGCTGATAAATTAGGAGAATTATCTGGCTATTCAAGCTATAATCTTTTTCTATGCAATTCAGGAGCAGAAGCGACTGAAAATGCAATGAAACTAGCTTCATTTCATACAGGAAGAAAGAAGATTATTGCATTTGATAAGGGTTTTCATGGACGTACTTCGTTAGCATTGGAAGCAACTGATAATCCAAAAATTCTTGCGAAGGTTAATCAAAATGGGAACGTAAAGAGGTTGCCACTAAATGATTTGAAATCAGTAGAAAAAGAACTTGATGAAACAGTAGCAGGAGTGATAGTAGAAGGAATACAAGGAATTGCTGGTGTATATGAGCCAACATCAGAATTTTTGAATGGACTGAAAAAATTGTGCGAATCAAATGGATCTCTATTGATTGTTGACGAAGTGCAATCTGGATATGGAAGATCGGGTAAATTCTTTGCTCATCAGCACTATGGAGTTACACCTGATATAATTACCACTGGAAAAGGAATGGGAAATGGATTTCCAATTGGCGGAGTACTGATTTCCCCGGAAATAAAGGCCTGGTTTGGAATGCTAGGTACGACATTTGGTGGAAATCACCTTGCTTGTGCAGCAGGTCTTGCTACACTAGAAGTTTTGGAAAAAGAAAACTTGATCGATAATGCGAAGCAAACTGGGGAGTATCTGATATCCTCTCTAAATGAAATTGAAGAGGTTGTTGAAGTGAGAGGAAAAGGGTTAATGATTGGAGTTGAGCTAGAAATTCCGTCAAAAGAAGTGCGGAGACAATTGCTTTTTGAGCATCACATTTTTACGGGATCTTCTGACAATCCAAATACGGTAAGACTCTTACCACCACTTTGTTTGTCAAATAACCAAGTAGATCAAGCGGTTGGTGCTATTAACAAACTGATAAAATCGTGA